Proteins found in one Columba livia isolate bColLiv1 breed racing homer chromosome 11, bColLiv1.pat.W.v2, whole genome shotgun sequence genomic segment:
- the NOX5 gene encoding NADPH oxidase 5: protein MVRDGQECSVLWAESSCPFALQHEAAGGKIVSGTVKKWILKATGGVLGAAAHSMLCPLAGSCTMSAAKDAEWLRWVTKQFGNIAGKDKEINLEEFKAALQVKESFFAERFFALFDADGSGTISLEELLKALSLLVHGNEMDKLRFLFQVYDVDGSGSIDPEELRLVLRWCLRESALALPEPRLADLTRALFEAADKDHSGSITFEELQQELEAFPGVMENLSISAATWLQPQLPAQKSGRPQYLTWLYWHNHRSTVAFLGGYIGLNLLLFALAALHHAGLGGWLVVARGCGQCLNFNCAFLAVLMLRRCLTWLRTTPVAEVLPLDQHIAFHQLVGYVVLALATTHTGAHVANFSRLAQQDGRDVLTEYLLYPHSGTGGLGDTAAQTGLVLQGLLVAMVTFSCPCIRQSGHFQLFYWTHLSYISIWTLLILHGPHFWKWFAVPGCLFVLEKVVGLAGWRTGGLHIVEVNLLPSKVTHLVIERPQFFHYKPGDFVYLNIPAIATYEWHPFTISSAPEQRETLWLHIRSLGQWTNKLYEYFQQPELPSPELKPLSRSLREKRSWCWTQGGVCSSEGGSVATGGDGAIQLTSYRATDAALGQEDPPVAGDCAGLSETHRLCSVKCYVDGPYGTPTRQIFTSEHAVLIGAGIGITPFASILQSIMYRYRRRKQSCPSCHHSWCEDLRDEEMMLRKVDFIWINRDQKHFEWFVSLLTKLEMEQAEQEPGGRFLEMHMYMTSALGKNDMKGVGLQLALDLLATKEQRDLITGLRTRTQPGRPDWSKVFGKVAEEKKGKVQVFFCGSPALAKVIRTHCERFGFRFFKENF, encoded by the exons ATGGTGAGGGATGGTCAGGAATGCTCTGTcctgtgggcagagagcagctgccccTTTGCTCTACAGCATGAGGCTGCAGGTGGTAAAATCGTGTCAGGAACAGTAAAAAAGTGGATTTTGAAGGCTACAGGGGGGGTTCTAGGGGCTGCTGCCCATTCCATGCTGTGCCCTCTTGCAGGTTCCTGCACCATGAGCGCGGCCAAGGATGCCGAGTGGCTGCGGTGGGTGACGAAGCAGTTTGGGAACATCGCGGGGAAGGACAAAGAGATCAACTTGGAAGAGTTCAAAGCTGCTCTGCAAGTGAAGGAG TCCTTCTTCGCCGAGAGGTTCTTTGCGCTGTTCGATGCAGACGGGAGTGGGACCATCAGtctggaggagctgctgaaagCCCTGAGTCTGCTCGTCCACGGGAACGAGATGGACAAGCTGCGATTCCTTTTCCAAGTGTACGACGTGGATG GCAGTGGCTCCATTGATCCCGAGGAGCTGCGGCTGGTGCTGCGCTGGTGCCTGCGGGAGAGCGCACTGGCCCTGCCAGAGCCGCGCCTGGCAGACCTCACCCGTGCCCTCTTCGAGGCCGCCGACAAGGACCACAGCGGCTCCATCACCTTCGAGGAgctccagcaggagctggaggcttTCCCAGGAGTCATGGAGAACCTGAGCATCAG CGCAGCGACttggctgcagccccagctgcctgcacagaAGAGTGGCCGCCCACAGTACCTGACCTGGCTGTACTGGCACAACCACCGCAGCACAGTCGCCTTCCTGGGGGGCTACATTGGCCTCAACCTTCTGCTCTTCGCCCTGGCCGCCCTCCATCACGCCGGCCTTGGTGGGTGGCTGGTGGTGgcccggggctgcgggcagtGCCTGAACTTCAACTGTGCCTTCCTTGCA GTGCTGATGCTGCGGAGGTGCCTGACCTGGCTGCGAACCACCCCAGTTGCTGAGGTTTTGCCGCTGGACCAGCACATTGCATTCCACCAGCTGGTGGGGTACGTGGTGCTGGCACTGGCAACCACTCACACGGGCGCCCACGTCGCCAACTTCA gcaggCTGGCACAGCAGGACGGGCGTGATGTCCTCACCGAGTACCTGTTGTACCCCCATTCTGGcacgggggggctgggggacacggcGGCACAGAcggggctggtgctgcaggggctgctggtCGCCATGGTCAccttctcctgcccctgcatCCGCCAGAGCGGCCACTTCCAG CTCTTCTACTGGACCCACCTCTCCTACATCTCCATCTGGaccctcctcatcctccatGGCCCCCACTTCTGGAAGTGGTTTGCGGTTCCCGGTTGCCTCTTTGTGCTGGAGAAGGTGGTTGGTTTGGCTGGGTGGCGCACGGGGGGGCTGCACATCGTGGAGGTCAACCTGCTCCCCTCCAAG gtCACCCACCTTGTGATTGAGAGACCCCAGTTCTTCCACTACAAGCCTGGAGACTTTGTCTACCTGAACATACCGGCCATTGCTACCTACGAGTGGCATCCCTTCACCATCAGCAGCGCACCCGAGCAGCGAG AAACCCTCTGGCTGCACATCAGGTCGCTGGGCCAGTGGACCAACAAGCTGTATGAATATTTCCAGCAGCCCGAATTGCCCAGCCCAGAGCTGAAACCGCTCAGCAGGAGCCtgagggagaagagaagctggTGCTGGACACAG GGAGGTGTCTGCAGCTCAGAGGGGGGTTCAGTGGCCACTGGTGGGGATGGAGCCATTCAGCTGACGTCATACAGAGCCACTGATGCTGCCTTGGGACAGGAGGACCCACCAGTGGCGGGG GACTGTGCTGGGCTGAGTGAGACCCATCGGCTCTGCAGCGTCAAG TGCTACGTTGACGGACCGTACGGCACACCGACACGGCAGATCTTCACCTCGGAGCATGCCGTCCTCATCGGCGCTGGCATAGGAATCACCCCCTTCGCCTCCATCCTGCAGAGCATTATGTACAG GTACCGCCGGcgaaagcagagctgccccagctgccACCACTCATGGTGTGAGGACCTGCGGGATGAGGAGATGATGCTGAGGAAG GTTGACTTTATCTGGATAAACCGCGACCAGAAGCACTTTGAGTGGTTCGTCAGCCTGCTGACCAAGCTGGAAATGGaacaggcagagcaggagccGGGAG GACGGTTTTTGGAGATGCATATGTACATGACATCAGCCCTGGGCAAGAATGACATGAAGGGCGTGGGGCTGCAGCTGGCCCTGGACCTGCTGGCCACCAAGGAGCAGAGGGACTTGATCACGGGGCTGCGGACCAGAACCCAGCCCGGACGTCCTGACTGGAGCAAG GTCTTTGGGAAGGTGGCggaggagaagaaagggaaagtcCAGGTCTTCTTCTGCGGCTCACCAGCACTTGCCAAGGTCATCAGGACGCACTGCGAGCGCTTCGGCTTCCGCTTCTTCAAAGAAAACTTCTAA